One Periplaneta americana isolate PAMFEO1 chromosome 8, P.americana_PAMFEO1_priV1, whole genome shotgun sequence genomic region harbors:
- the LOC138704286 gene encoding uncharacterized protein: MEAIQNAIERSPQAPTRRVSRELGIPRSSVWKVLRFTLKKRAYHLQVVQKLEAEDYAARRAMCCDLCEAADRGNLMGHILFTDEATFHVCGRVHRHNCRILADEMPHDTMEWERHSPKVNVWLGLTKRKVYGPYMFAEQTITGDMYLDMLQLFLHPQLLQDGVIDTVVLQQDGAPPHFALTVRAYLNNMFPNRWIGRASPRMWAPRSPDLTPLDFFAWGFIKQRVYRTKVPNLQVLKERIRQASAMITEDMLVNVFQATVLRWETCFEIDGGHVEH; the protein is encoded by the coding sequence ATGGAGGCTATCCAGAACGCGATTGAGCGTAGTCCACAGGCGCCCACTCGCCGTGTGAGTCGAGAGCTGGGGATACCACGATCATCAGTCTGGAAGGTGCTTCGTTTTACTCTGAAAAAACGAGCATATCATCTCCAAGTGGTGCAGAAACTGGAAGCCGAAGATTATGCAGCACGACGAGCAATGTGTTGTGACCTCTGTGAAGCTGCAGACCGGGGAAACTTAATGGGTCACATCTTATTCACCGACGAAGCCACGTTTCATGTTTGTGGACGTGTTCatcgacacaattgtcgcatcttgGCGGACGAGATGCCACATGATACCATGGAATGGGAAAGGCATTCACCGAAAGTGAATGTTTGGCTTGGCTTGACTAAACGAAAAGTTTACGGTCCATACATGTTCGCCGAGCAAACAATCACGGGAGACATGTATCTTGATATGTTGCAACTTTTCTTACACCCACAGTTACTGCAAGATGGTGTCATTGATACAGTGGTGTTGCAGCAAGATGGAGCACCACCACACTTTGCTCTGACAGTACGTGCGTATCTCAATAACATGTTTCCCAACAGGTGGATTGGAAGAGCATCTCCTCGTATGTGGGCACCGCGTTCACCAGACCTCACACCTCTGGACTTTTTCGCTTGGGGGTTCATCAAGCAACGGGTGTACCGAACCAAGGTTCCTAATCTGCAAGTGCTGAAAGAACGAATACGCCAGGCCAGTGCAATGATTACAGAGGATATGTTGGTGAATGTTTTCCAGGCAACGGTGCTTCGTTGGGAAACGTGTTTTGAGATTGATGGAGGTCACGTGGAACACTGA